A stretch of the Notamacropus eugenii isolate mMacEug1 chromosome 2, mMacEug1.pri_v2, whole genome shotgun sequence genome encodes the following:
- the LOC140524072 gene encoding olfactory receptor 10R2-like, with protein MFPWKQLPPENLTMVTEFLLLGFSSLQELQLVLFAVFFCLYIIILCGNITIVTVILLEHNLHTPMYFFLGVLSVSETCYTFVILPKMLLNLLSLFRTISFTSCAIQMFFFLSFAINNALLLGVMGYDRYAAICHPLRYPVLMNWGTCRLLAATCGVSGFLMGMVGANLVFTLPFCNSNKVNHYFCDISPLIHLACGDTHVNEMTIFICGVLVLVVPLLFVCISYGFIVRTILRIPSTEGKQKAFSTCASHLTVVIVHYGCASFVYLRPSSKVTSDKDRLMTVMYTVITPLLNPMVYSLRNRDVQMAIRKVISGGKFSHKIV; from the coding sequence ATGTTTCCCTGGAAACAGCTTCCTCCAGAGAACCTTACCATGGTCACTGAATTCCTTTTGCTGGGCTTTTCCAGCCTCCAAGAACTGCAGCTTGTGctttttgctgtctttttctgcCTCTACATAATCATCCTGTGTGGGAACATCACTATTGTTACAGTCATCCTCCTTGAGCACAACCTCCACACTCCCATGTATTTCTTTCTGGgtgtcctctctgtctctgagaCCTGTTATACCTTTGTCATTTTGCCCAAGATGCTTCTCAACCTGCTCTCTCTGTTCAGGACCATCTCCTTTACCAGCTGTGCTATCCAaatgttcttctttctttcctttgctatCAACAACGCCCTATTGTTGGGTGTAATGGGTTATGATCGCTATGCTGCCATCTGTCATCCTCTACGCTATCCAGTCCTCATGAATTGGGGGACCTGCAGATTGTTAGCAGCTACTTGTGGGGTGAGTGGATTCCTGATGGGAATGGTTGGTGCAAACTTGGTCTTCACTCTTCCTTTCTGTAACTCTAACAAGGTCAACCATTATTTCTGTGACATCTCACCACTTATTCACCTTGCCTGTGGTGACACCCATGTGAATGAGATGACCATATTCATCTGTGGTGTCCTAGTGCTTGTGGTCCCCTTGCTTTTTGTCTGCATCTCCTATGGATTCATTGTCAGAACCATCTTGAGGATTCCATCAACTGAAGGGAAGCAAAAGGCCTTTTCTACCTGTGCTTCTCATCTCACAGTAGTTATAGTCCACTACGGGTGTGCATCCTTTGTGTACCTGAGGccctcatccaaggtcacatctGATAAAGACCGGTTAATGACAGTAATGTACACTGTTATTACACCCTTGCTGAATCCCATGGTTTATAGCCTCAGGAACAGGGATGTGCAGATGGCCATTCGGAAAGTTATCAGTGGTGGAAAATTTTCCCATAAAATTGTATAA